The sequence GAACGTCGACTACGCACCGATCGCCGAGCTCACCGGCCGATCGTTCATCGCGCCGTACGTCTTCAACTGCAACGCGCCCGACACCGGCAACATGGAAGTGCTGCTCAAGTACGGCAACCAGGCACAGAAGGACGAGTGGCTCGAACCGCTGCTCGACGGCCGGATCCGCAGCGCTTTCCTGATGACCGAGCCGGCGGTCGCGTCGAGTGATGCCACCAACATGGAGGTCACCGCGATCATCGACGGCGACGAGATCGTCCTCAACGGCACCAAGTGGTTCTCCACGGGTGTGGGCCACGAGGACTGCGAGATCTTCATCGTGATGGCGCTCACCGACCCCGAAGCTGACCGGCACCGCCGGCACTCGATGGTCCTGGTCCCGCGGCGTACTCCCGGCGTGAAGGTCGAGCGGCTGCTCACCACGATGGGCTACTTCGACGAGCCCCACGGCCACGGCGAGGTGTCGTTGACGGACGTACGCGTCCCGCTCGACAACTTCATCGCCGGGCCGGGCGAGGCGTTCGCGATCGCGCAGGGTCGGCTGGGTCCGGGCCGGATCCACCACTGCATGCGGCTGATCGGGCTGGCCGAGAGGTCGTTGGAGTTGGCGATCGAGCGCGGCACGTCGCGTACGGCCTTCGGCAAACCGATCATCAATCTGGGCGGCAACCGCGAACGGGTGGCCCAGGCCCGGATCGCGATCGAGTCGACCCGGTTGCTCGTCCTCAATGCTGCCTGGAAGCTTGACGTCGGCGGCTCGATGAATGCCATCAGCGAGGTCTCCCAGATCAAGGTCGCAGCGCCGCGGATGGCGCTCGACGTCATCGACTTCGCGATGCAGATCCACGGCGGTGCCGGGCTGACCGACGACTTCCCGTTGGCGGCTGCCTGGACCGGCGCGCGGTCGCTGCGGTTCGCCGACGGCCCCGACGAGGTCCACCTGGGGCTGATCGCCCGCCTCGAACTGATGAGGTATGGCAAGTGAGCCGGGTCCTCATCACTGGCGGGGCCTCGGGTCTAGGTGCGGCGCTTGCCGCCCAGTACCTCAAGCGTGGAGACCAGGTCCTGGTCACCGACGTCGCCCCGAACTTCGACGCCCCGAAGGGTGCCGACTACCTGCAACTCAACGTCACCTCCGACGCCCACTGGGACCGTGCCCGGATCTGGGTTCAGGACATGTGGGGCGGTCTCGACCTGCTGATCAACAATGCCGGGATCGCGACCGGCGGTCGGATCGACGTCGAGCCGATGTACGAGTGGGAGCGAGTGATCGACATCAACCTGCTCGGGGTCGTACGCGGCTGTCAGACCTTCGTCCCGATGATGAAGGAAGCGGGCGCCGGTCACATCGCCAACACCGCGAGCGCCGCGGGCCTCGTACACCCACCGGGATCCTCGTCCTATGTCGCGGTGAAGGCCGCCGTCGTCGGGGTGAGCGAGTCGCTGGCGTACGAGTTGGCGCCGTGGGGGATCGCGGTCTCGGCGATCTGCCCAGCGTTCTTCCGGACCAACCTGGCCTCCTCGCTCAACGGCTCCGACGAGCTGATGGCACGAGTCGCGGCGAAGATGGTCAACAACGCGACGTTGACGGCCGATGACGTGGCGGCCAAGGTCGTTCAGGGACTCGACAAGCGCCTGCTGTTGGTGATCCCCGACAAGCCTGCTCGCAAGGGGTACCTCACCAAGAAGTACGCCCGAAAACTCTATGACAAGACCCAGTACGGCTTCGGGGCGCGGCTCCGCGCCATGGCCGAACGTACCGACGAAGGACGATGACATGACCAAGGGCACGATTCTGATCACCGGCGCCAGTTCCGGCCTGGGCGCCGAGATGGCGCGCCAGTTCGCCGACCTCGGGTACGGCCTGGCGATCACCGCGCGGCGTACCGAGCGGCTGGACGAACTGGCAGCCGAGATCACCGCGAAGCACACGGACCGCAAGGTCATCACGAAGGCGCTCGACGTCAACGACGACGAAGCCGTCTTTGCGGTGTTCCGCGAGGTCGCCGCCGAATTCGGCCAGCTCGACCGCGTCATCATCAACGCCGGCCTCGGCAAGGGTGCCCCGCTCGGCACCGGCCGCTACGACGCCAATCGGCAGACTGCAATGACCAACTTCGTGGCCGCGCTCGCCCAGACCGAGGCCGCCATGGAGATCTTCCGTGCCCAGAGCAGCGGCCACCTCGTGATGATCTCCTCGGTGTCAGCGATGCGAGGCATGCGCAAGACGATCACCACGTACGCCGCCACCAAGGCCGGCGTCGCAGCGCTCGCCGAGGGGCTGCTCAACGAGAACGTCAAGAAGAAGGGCATCGACGTCTCGATCATCTACCCGGGCTACATCCGTTCGGAGATGAACGAGAAGGTCGCGCAGCAGACGAAGTTCATGGTCGACACGCAGACCGGCGTACGTGCCATGGTCGACGCGATCGAGAAGCGCAAGGAGAAGGCGCTGGTGCCGTCCTGGCCGTGGGTCCCGCTCGGTTTCGCCCTGAAGAACGCTCCGATGGGAATCGTGCGGAGGATCTTCTAGTCGTGTCCGATACAGAAAGGCTGGGAGCAAGACAGGTCCGCGACGAGGATGCGTTCGATGTGGCGACGGTCGATGCCTGGCTCCGCGGTGCCGCCGACGCGTCTGCGTGGGGTGACGGGCTGCCGGACGTACGCCAGTTCCCCGGCGGCGCCTCGAACCTGACCTACCTGCTCCGCTACCCGAACCAGGACCTGATCCTCCGACGCCCGCCTGCCGGGACGAAGGCCGCCGGTGCCCACGACATGGGTCGGGAGTACCGGATCCAGGCTGCGCTGGCACCGGTCTTCCCGTACGTCGCTCCGATGGTCGCGCTCTGCACGGACGAGACGGTGCTGGGGTCCGACTTCTACGTAATGGAGCGCCTTGTCGGATCGATCCCGCGCAAGGACTTCGATGTCGAGCTCACCGCCGCGCAGACCCGGGAGTTGTGCATCAACACCCTGGACCTGCTGGTCGACCTGCATGCGGTGGACCCTGCCGCTGCCGGACTCGATGCACTCGGCAAGGGCGAGGGATATGTAGCGCGTCAGATCGGTGGGTGGACCACGCGCTATCGCAACGTGGTCACCGACAACGTCTCCGACATGGAGGATCTGATGGCGTGGCTGGCGGCCAACCAGCCGGCCGATCGCGGTAGCTGCCTGATCCACAACGACTTCCGGTTCGACAACGTCGTGTTCAGCGATGCGGATCCGACTCGGCCGATCGGCCTGCTCGACTGGGAGTTGGCGACCCTCGGCGACCCGCTCATGGATCTGGGCTGCGTCCTGTCGTACTGGATCGAAGCCAGCGACGACGACATGTGGCAGTTCGTCCGGATGCAGCCGTCGAACGCGCCGGGCATGCTGAGTCGCGCCGAGGTGGTCGCGTACTACAGCGAGAAGTCGGGGCTCAGCGTCACCGACGAGGAGTGGAAGTTCTACGAGGCGTACGGCCTGTTCCGGCTTGCCGGGATCGCGCAGCAGATCTACTACCGCTACCACCACGGCCAGACCACGAACCCCCGCTTCGAGCACTTCTGGGTCTTCGTGAACATGCTCGGCGACCGTGCGCGTCAGGTTGCCGGCCTGCCCGCTCCGGGCGCGAGCGTATGAGTGTGTTGCTCCTGGTCAGGCACGGCCAGGCGTCCTTCGGGGCCGCCGATTACGACGCGCTCTCCGACCTCGGTCACGAGCAGGCACGGATTCTCGGTGCGGCGCTCAAGGCACGGGGCGTACGCCCGGACCGGATCGTGCGTGGCCGGATGCGTCGCCACGACGAGACCGCGGCAGGCATCCTGGACGGACTCGGCGGGGGACCGGAACCGACCATCGATGAGGGCTGGAATGAGTTCGACTTCCTCAAGGTCCTCGCGGTCCACCCGATCGCACCCGAACCCGATCTCGACCATGCGGGCTTCCAGCGCTTCTTCGAGGACGCCACCGGGCGATGGATCAGCGGTGGGTACGACCATGAGTACGACGAATCGTTCGGTCAGTTCACCGGCCGCGTCGACGAAGCGCTCGACCGAGCCGCTGTCGCGTCAGGTGTGACGGTGGTCGTCACCTCGGGCGGCCCGATCGGGGTGGTCGCATCACGTCTGACGGCTGGTGACGCGAGCCTATGGCAACGGTTCAACCGGGTTGCAGTCAACAGTGCGGTCACGAAGGTGATCACCGGCCGCTCCGGCGCCACGCTGTCGACCTTCAACGAGCACAGTCACCTGGAACACGACCGCGCGCTGCTCAGCTACCGCTGACCGCCGAAACCCGGCATCGGTCACGCCGAGACCCGGCATCGGTCACGCCGAAACCCGGCATCCGTCACGCCGAAACCCGGCATCGGTCATGCCGAAACCCGGCATCCGTACTGCGATGACCGGATCCATTTTCGCGGCCCAGGCAGAGTCGGGTCTCGGGGTGACAAACGTCGGGTCTCGGCTGACAAGTTCCGGGTTTCGGCGTGACCGATGCCGGGTTTCGGCGTGGACCGAGGCACCAATTCCGACAGTTGTGTAGGAATATGGGCGCATGGCATCGAACATCGTCTCTGCCCGGAACCTCGACTTCCTGCTCAACGAGTGGCTGAAGGTCGAGGCGCTCACCGACCGTGAGCGTTTCCAGGACTTCTCCAAGGCTGACTTCGACGGACTCCTCGAACTGTGCGAGCAGGTCGCGACCGATCACTTCGCGACCCATTTCCGCAAGAGCGACGAGCAGGAGCCCACGTTCGACGGCACCAGGGTCACCCTGATCCCGGAGATCGGTGAGGCGCTCAAGGTCTTCGCCGAGATGGACGGTTTCGCGCTGCAGGCTGACCACGAGTTCGGCGGCATGCAGCTGCCCTCGACCGTGGGCACTGCAGCGGCCACCTGGTTCACTGCCGCCAACATCGGTACGGCCTGCTACTCGTTCCTCACCCAGGCCAACGCCAGCCTCCTCGCCGCACACGGCGACGACCACATCAAGGACACCTTCGTACGCCCGATGCTGCAGGGCCGTTGGTTCGGCACGATGGCGATGTCGGAGCCGCATGCGGGGACCTCGCTCGGCGACGTGATCACGCGCGCCGTCCCGGATGACTACGGCACGTACCGGATCTTCGGATCGAAGATGTGGATCTCGGGTGGTGACCACGAGATCGCGGAAAATATCGTGCATCTCGTCCTCGCCAAGCTGCCGGACGCCCCGGCAGGCACCAGGGGCATCTCGCTGTTCGTCGTGCCGAAGTTCCTGGTCAACGAGGACGGCGGCCTCGGCGAGCGCAATGACGTGGTGCTCTCGAGCATCAACCACAAGCTCGGTTCGCGTGGCACGGTCAACACTGCGCCGGTCTTCGGTGACGGCGCGTACACGCCGGGCGGCATGGCGGGCGCCGTCGGCTACCTCGTCGGAGAGCCGCACAAGGGCCTGAAGTACATGTTCCACATGATGAATGCCGCCCGTCTGGCGGTCGGCACCGCGGCGACCGGCACTGCGTCCGCGGCCTACCTCAAATCGCTGGAGTACGCCCGCACCCGGCCGCAGGGTCGCTCGGTAACCGACGGTGATCAGAGCACACCGCAGGTCAACATCATCGAGCACACCGACGTACGCCGAATGCTGCTCGCGCAGAAGGCGTACGTCGAGGGCGCCCTCGGTCTCACGCTCTACTGCGCACGCCTGCTCGACGACGAGGCGACTCTGGAGGGCGACGCCGCCCGTGAGGCTTCGCAGGTCCTCGGGGTCCTCACTCCGATCGTGAAGTCGTGGCCGTCGCAGTGGGGCCAGGAGTCGACCTCGCTGGCCATCCAGGTGCTCGGCGGAGCCGGCTACACCCGTGATTACGACATCGAGCAGCACTGGCGCGACCAGCGGCTCAACCCGATCCACGAGGGTACGCACGGCGTCCAGGCTCTCGACCTCCTCGGTCGCAAGATCCTGATGGACGGCGGAGCAGGTCTGATGGCGCTCGCTGGCCGGATCGAGCAGACCATCAACCGGGCCACCCTGGCCGGTGGCGATCTCGCGGAGTACGCCGCCCAGCTCAAGGTGCAGCTCGACCGCCTCGGCGAGGTCACGTTCGGCCTGGTGAGCCTCGGTGATCCCGAGAAGATGATGGCCAACGCGACCGTCTACCTCGAGGCGGCCGGACATCTCGTCGTCGCCTGGATCTGGCTGGAGCAGCTCATCGTTGCCGGGATCAACGAGGGCAACTTCTACAACGGCAAGCGTCAGGCCGGTCGGTACTTCTTCGCCACCGAACTGCCGAAGATCGGTCCGATGATGGACTTGATCGCGGCCGGCGACCTGACCTCGTACGAGATGCAGGACGCCTGGTTCTGATCAGGCTCGAGCGGGGGAGTACGCGACCTGCGCAGTCCAGTCCGCGTCCGGTCGGCTGACGGCCGCCCACATCGCGTCCGCGATCGGCGGGGGCGAGAACGGTCCTTCCTTGCCGAGCTCGCCGTTGATCTGGACGCAGACGGCGCGGATCCCGTCGGCTTTCAGTGTCTTGTCGATGCTCGTGGTGAGGTTCCGGACCGCGGCCTTCTGCACGCCGAGCGAGGCGGCGCCGGCGTACGGGGTGTCCGCGGCGGCGCTGCCGGTGACCAGCACACGCGCGCCGGACGACATGTACGGACGCGCCGCCTGGAGGGCCGGGAGCAGCGCCGCAGCGCCGAACATGACGTCCTCGAGCAGCTCGGCGGGAGTCAGCTCGAGCGGCGACTTCTCGCGCCACGCACTCGGGTTGAAGTGGAGTACGTCGATGCGCCCGCGCGCCTCACCGATCTCCGTGATCGTGGCGGTGATCGAGTCCGCGTCGGTGAGTGACAGGCCGGCGGCGTACGCCTCGAACCCCTCGTCGCGGAGAGTCTGTGTGAGCGGCTCCATGGCTTCGGCGGTCGCGCCGATCAGGACCGGGGCGTACCCCTTGCGGGCAAAGCGACGCGACACCCCCAGACCCAGACCGGGACCGGCACCGATGACGACGTAGACAGGGCTGCTCATGGGCCCATCATGACGTGTTTCATCGCACAACGGCGAGGCTTCGCAACCGTGCGCGCGATCCCGTTACCGTCGGAGCATGCCTCTGGTTCTTCCCCGCCTCGGGCCCTGCACGGCTGTCGCGGTCGCGATTGCGGTGAGTGCTGTCACGAGTTCGATCGTCGCCGGATTCGAGCCGGGCACCAGGGCCCCGCACGCAGCGATTTCGCTCGCTGGCGGGCGGACGGGCGCCATCAATTCGGCGGCGCGCCCACCGGTGGAACCCCTGCCGGTGGCCACGGGCGGGCGCATGCCGCGCGTCGACTGCCGGCGCGCCAAATGCGTCGCCCTGACCTTCGACGACGGTCCCGACGTCTACACCGAGCGACTTCTGCGTACGCTCCGCGCTGCCCACACACGCGCGACGTTCTTCATGCTCGGGATCCAGGTCCAGAAGTTCCCGACCGTTGCCCGCCATGTCGCGGCCGCCACCGAGGAGGTCGGTGACCACACCTGGGACCACAAGGACCTGACCCGGCTCAGCCCCCACGACGTGCTGGTCGAACTCGCCCGGGCACGGACCGAGATCGCAGCCGCGACCCGGATGTGGCCGGCCGTTTTCCGGCCGCCGTACGGATCCACGAATCCGACGGTCGCGCGCATGGTCGGTGGGCTCGGGATGCCGGTGATCCTCTGGAACGTGGACACCATGGACTGGCGCGACCGGAAGACGAGCGTCGTCGCCCAGCGTGCGGTCAACGAGGCGCGGCCGGGCGCGATCATCCTGATGCACGACATCTACTCGAGTACGGTCGACGCGGTACCGGCGATCATCAAGGGTCTGCGCCAGCGGGGATTCACCCTGGTCACGGTGAGCCAACTGCTCGGGTCGACCCGACCCGGTCAGACCTACTTCAGCCGCTAGCCTGAACCCATGACCGCTGACTGGCGCGCGGCTCTCGTGGCCGACATCCGTACCCTCATCAACTCAGCCGAGCCGGCTGTCGAGGAAGAGGCCAAGTGGCGCAAGGCGTCCAACCCCGATGGCGTCCCGACGTTCTCGTGCAAGGGTCTCGTGTGCACCGTGGAGACGTACAAGGACAAGGTGAAGGTGACCTTCGCCAAAGGTGCATCGCTGCCCGATCCGACGGGCATGTTCATCCCCGTCGAGGGCGGCACCCGTCGCGCAGTGGACTTCTTCGGCACCGATGACCTGGACGACGACGCCTTCACCGCGATCGTGAAGGCGGCCGTCGCCGTCAACCGGGGCTAGACCCCTGCGACCTTCTCCAACTCGACCAGCGCGTCCTCGAGGTGGACCAGCAGTCGCTGCAGACTGGGTACGGTCTTGCGGCAGCCGGTGAGCCCGATACCGAGCTGTCCCGCGTACGACACCGCGGTGATGTTGAGGCCCTGACCGTGCATCGGGACTGAGGCCGGATACATCCCGACGAGCTTGGCGCCGTTGAAGTACATCGTCTCCTTCGGCCCGGGCACGTTGGAGATCGTCACGTTGAACGGCAGGTTGAAGTAGTTGCTCAGGCCGAGCATCGGCAACGCCATCGACGGGGCCATGCCGAGCAGGCCCATGGCCGTGATCTGAGCCTTGGTCATCGTCGACATCATCTGCTTGCCCGCAGCCATCGCCGCGTGGATGTCCTGCAGCCGGGTGCCCGCATCCGGCTCGTCAGTGCCCAACTTGACCATCAGGAATCCCAGCGCGTTGCCGCCGTCGCCGGACGCCTCGCCCGCGCTCTTGGCGTTGAGTCCGACCGGGACGGCCGAGATCAGGGAGGTGTCGGGCAGCGAGTCGTGTTCGATGAGGTATGCCCGCAGCGCGCCGCCGCACATCGCCAGCAGTACGTCGTTGAGCGTGGTCCCGGTGGCAGCGCCGACCGCCTTGAGGCGGGCGATGTCCCAGTCGTCGGCCGCAAAGCGACGGGCGCCACTGATCTTCTGGTTGAGGATCGTCCGCGGCGCGCGCAGCGAGATCGGGCCGGCGTTGGTCAGCGTGAGCGCGTTGCGGAACGACTTGTAGGTGGCCCCGGGCAACCCGGCTGCCTCCGAGATCGCGCCGGCTGCCGTACGCAGGGCGCTCGACGGCGCCTTGGTGACGGCCTTGGTCCTGGACGGCTTGTCCTTCGGTGCCCGCTCCTTGTACGCGAACGGCGGCACCATCCCGCGCTCGTCGGGGTCGGAGGAGAAGGCGCTGGCGAGCAGCCGCATCGCCGAGACACCGTCGACCAGCGCGTGGTGAATCTTGGTGTACATCGCGATCCGGCCGTCGTCGAGGCCCTCGATGACCCAGGTCTCCCACAGCGGTCGGTCGTGCGCCATCCGCTGCCCGTGAAGGCGCGACGTCAGGTCCAGCAGCTCGCGGATGCGACCGGGCCGGGGGAGGGCGCTGTGGCGTACGTGGTGCTCGATGTCGAAGTTGTCGTCCTCGACCCACACCAGCTGACCACCGGTCGCGATCGACCGGTACGGACGCTTCGCGAACAGCGGACGGAGACGCTCGACCTTGAGCTGCTCCTCGTACAACCCGCGGACGTAGTCGTCGCCGGCGCCCTCAGGCTTCTCGAACAGGAGCAGGCCGCCGACGTGGATCGGCATGTCCTTGCTCTCGGCCATGAAGAACGCCAGGGACTGCGGGTCAAAGGGAGAAGCCATGGCGGCCTCCTTCACGATGCGTACGCCAAGGCAGTCTTTCTATCAGACGCCCCGCGACCCACCCCCCGTGCTCAGATTCCCTTCGTCGCCGCCAGCTGTGCCTGCACCGCCGCATGGTGCTCCGCGGCGGCCTTGCGGGCGCGACGCGGGTCCCAGAATCCAGCCATGAAGAACACCATCGGCAGGAAGATGATCTGGCCGATCAGTGCCCACCAGAAGTAGGTCTGCCACTGTCCGGGGCTGTCCTTCGCCGCCTGCTGGACCTTGGGTCCGGTCGCCTGCAGGTACTGCAGCTTCTGCTGCACGACCGGGTTCGCCAGCGCCGCGTACTTGCCCAGGAACTGCTGGTCGGCGACCGGCACCTTCGCCAGGCTCTGGAGCGTCGCGGCCGCCGCGACCACCGGCGCGCCGCTGATCTTCATGAAGAGCAGATCTGCAGTCGGCACCGTCGCGAGCGCTGCGAGCCGCTGAGTGGCGACAGCCGGGGTCACGTGGAGCGCTGCCACGATGTCTCCGACGGCCTTCTGCAGGGCAGCGGGATCGTTCGGGTTGGCAAGCAGCGCGCCCTGCGTGGCCGCGTCGATCGCCTGAGCGGTCTGCAGCTGGGCGCCGTACTGGGCGTTGATCTGCATGGTCTTGGCGACGTCTGCAGGGCTGGCGCCGGAGATCTCCACCAGGGCCTTGCCAGCGGCGGCCTGGTCGGCCGGGTTGGCGGCGAGCGCGGCCTGGGTGGCTGGGTCGAGCTTCTGTGCAGCGGCCAGTTCCGTGGCGTACGTGGCCTCGAGGGCCTGCGCCTTGGCGGCGATCGTCGGATCGGCGGCGACGGCCTGCACGACCGCGTTCTGCGCCGGGGTGAGGGCCGGGTCGGCGCCGGCGACCAGCGCCTGCACCTGGGCACCGTCCTGCACCAGCGTGGTCACGCTCTTGACGACGTACGGGTTCGCGACGAGGACCGCGGTGACGGCCAGGCGGACGGTGAAGCCCCAGATGGCCAGGCCGGATCCGGTGAGCGCCGGGTTGCGTCGCTCGACGGTCTCCGTGAAGCCGGCCATCCAGGGAGCGAACGTCAGACCGAGGAAGAACGCCAGGGCGATCAGCAGCACCTTCCAGTGGTCGAAGGACGTCGACGCGACACCGGTCTGGTGGATGATCAGGTACGTCGCGACGATCGACCCGACAGCACCGACGATCATGAACGGCTTGCGCACGGCCAGACGGTCCGACAGCCAGCCGACGGCGATGAGGGCGAAGACCTGGAAGCCCCACATCCAGTAGCCGAGTTCGTTGGCCTGGGAGGTGGAGTAGCCGAACACGGTCTGGAAGAAGACCGGGAAGACACCGATCGCGATGAAGTAGATCGCCAGGTAGACGCTGATCGCGACGGCCGAACCAACCACGTCGAAGTGCATGAGCTGTCGCACGGGGTGCTTGAGGGAGGCCTCGACGTCGATCCCGCGTGCGCGGGCCTCGGCCAGCGCAATGTCCTCCTCGCTGACGATGACCTGGTCGCGTACGCCGGGGGCGAGCTCGCGCAGGAAGAGCAGCGCCAGGACGAACACGCCGAGTCCTGCCCAGCCGGCGATCGCGTACTCGTCCTGCCAGCTGCCGACGTGGCCGATGGTCTTGCTGATCACGAAGCTGCTGATGAGCGCGCCCGCGACCGGACCGATGGTCCAGAAGCCCATCGCGGTGGCGCGGCCGACCTGCGGGCTGAAGTCGCGGACGAGAGCCGGCGTCGCCACCAGGACGACGCCTTCGAGCGCTCCGAGCAGGACGTACCAGAACATCACGGCGCCGGAGCTGTGCGCGTTCGGGAAGCCGAGGATGCACACCAGAGCGCAGCCGAGCAGGCCCACGACCACGAGGTTGGCGCGACCATACTTGTCGGTGATGCCGCCGGCCGCGGAGGTGACCGCGCTGGCGAACGCGGAGATGACGTTGATCCACATGTAGTACGTGAACGTCATGCCGTT comes from Nocardioides baekrokdamisoli and encodes:
- a CDS encoding acyl-CoA dehydrogenase; translated protein: MASNIVSARNLDFLLNEWLKVEALTDRERFQDFSKADFDGLLELCEQVATDHFATHFRKSDEQEPTFDGTRVTLIPEIGEALKVFAEMDGFALQADHEFGGMQLPSTVGTAAATWFTAANIGTACYSFLTQANASLLAAHGDDHIKDTFVRPMLQGRWFGTMAMSEPHAGTSLGDVITRAVPDDYGTYRIFGSKMWISGGDHEIAENIVHLVLAKLPDAPAGTRGISLFVVPKFLVNEDGGLGERNDVVLSSINHKLGSRGTVNTAPVFGDGAYTPGGMAGAVGYLVGEPHKGLKYMFHMMNAARLAVGTAATGTASAAYLKSLEYARTRPQGRSVTDGDQSTPQVNIIEHTDVRRMLLAQKAYVEGALGLTLYCARLLDDEATLEGDAAREASQVLGVLTPIVKSWPSQWGQESTSLAIQVLGGAGYTRDYDIEQHWRDQRLNPIHEGTHGVQALDLLGRKILMDGGAGLMALAGRIEQTINRATLAGGDLAEYAAQLKVQLDRLGEVTFGLVSLGDPEKMMANATVYLEAAGHLVVAWIWLEQLIVAGINEGNFYNGKRQAGRYFFATELPKIGPMMDLIAAGDLTSYEMQDAWF
- a CDS encoding DUF1801 domain-containing protein — translated: MTADWRAALVADIRTLINSAEPAVEEEAKWRKASNPDGVPTFSCKGLVCTVETYKDKVKVTFAKGASLPDPTGMFIPVEGGTRRAVDFFGTDDLDDDAFTAIVKAAVAVNRG
- a CDS encoding acyl-CoA dehydrogenase family protein, with amino-acid sequence MDFSPSPRAAELTALVKDFIQTEIEPVEAEYHREIKCRRESGDGSNWHELPIMAELQAKARAAGLWNLFLPAGHEGPYAQKYGTLGGTGLSNVDYAPIAELTGRSFIAPYVFNCNAPDTGNMEVLLKYGNQAQKDEWLEPLLDGRIRSAFLMTEPAVASSDATNMEVTAIIDGDEIVLNGTKWFSTGVGHEDCEIFIVMALTDPEADRHRRHSMVLVPRRTPGVKVERLLTTMGYFDEPHGHGEVSLTDVRVPLDNFIAGPGEAFAIAQGRLGPGRIHHCMRLIGLAERSLELAIERGTSRTAFGKPIINLGGNRERVAQARIAIESTRLLVLNAAWKLDVGGSMNAISEVSQIKVAAPRMALDVIDFAMQIHGGAGLTDDFPLAAAWTGARSLRFADGPDEVHLGLIARLELMRYGK
- a CDS encoding polysaccharide deacetylase family protein, with amino-acid sequence MPLVLPRLGPCTAVAVAIAVSAVTSSIVAGFEPGTRAPHAAISLAGGRTGAINSAARPPVEPLPVATGGRMPRVDCRRAKCVALTFDDGPDVYTERLLRTLRAAHTRATFFMLGIQVQKFPTVARHVAAATEEVGDHTWDHKDLTRLSPHDVLVELARARTEIAAATRMWPAVFRPPYGSTNPTVARMVGGLGMPVILWNVDTMDWRDRKTSVVAQRAVNEARPGAIILMHDIYSSTVDAVPAIIKGLRQRGFTLVTVSQLLGSTRPGQTYFSR
- a CDS encoding phosphotransferase family protein, which encodes MSDTERLGARQVRDEDAFDVATVDAWLRGAADASAWGDGLPDVRQFPGGASNLTYLLRYPNQDLILRRPPAGTKAAGAHDMGREYRIQAALAPVFPYVAPMVALCTDETVLGSDFYVMERLVGSIPRKDFDVELTAAQTRELCINTLDLLVDLHAVDPAAAGLDALGKGEGYVARQIGGWTTRYRNVVTDNVSDMEDLMAWLAANQPADRGSCLIHNDFRFDNVVFSDADPTRPIGLLDWELATLGDPLMDLGCVLSYWIEASDDDMWQFVRMQPSNAPGMLSRAEVVAYYSEKSGLSVTDEEWKFYEAYGLFRLAGIAQQIYYRYHHGQTTNPRFEHFWVFVNMLGDRARQVAGLPAPGASV
- a CDS encoding SDR family oxidoreductase, which codes for MTKGTILITGASSGLGAEMARQFADLGYGLAITARRTERLDELAAEITAKHTDRKVITKALDVNDDEAVFAVFREVAAEFGQLDRVIINAGLGKGAPLGTGRYDANRQTAMTNFVAALAQTEAAMEIFRAQSSGHLVMISSVSAMRGMRKTITTYAATKAGVAALAEGLLNENVKKKGIDVSIIYPGYIRSEMNEKVAQQTKFMVDTQTGVRAMVDAIEKRKEKALVPSWPWVPLGFALKNAPMGIVRRIF
- a CDS encoding SDR family NAD(P)-dependent oxidoreductase is translated as MSRVLITGGASGLGAALAAQYLKRGDQVLVTDVAPNFDAPKGADYLQLNVTSDAHWDRARIWVQDMWGGLDLLINNAGIATGGRIDVEPMYEWERVIDINLLGVVRGCQTFVPMMKEAGAGHIANTASAAGLVHPPGSSSYVAVKAAVVGVSESLAYELAPWGIAVSAICPAFFRTNLASSLNGSDELMARVAAKMVNNATLTADDVAAKVVQGLDKRLLLVIPDKPARKGYLTKKYARKLYDKTQYGFGARLRAMAERTDEGR
- a CDS encoding WS/DGAT/MGAT family O-acyltransferase, which encodes MASPFDPQSLAFFMAESKDMPIHVGGLLLFEKPEGAGDDYVRGLYEEQLKVERLRPLFAKRPYRSIATGGQLVWVEDDNFDIEHHVRHSALPRPGRIRELLDLTSRLHGQRMAHDRPLWETWVIEGLDDGRIAMYTKIHHALVDGVSAMRLLASAFSSDPDERGMVPPFAYKERAPKDKPSRTKAVTKAPSSALRTAAGAISEAAGLPGATYKSFRNALTLTNAGPISLRAPRTILNQKISGARRFAADDWDIARLKAVGAATGTTLNDVLLAMCGGALRAYLIEHDSLPDTSLISAVPVGLNAKSAGEASGDGGNALGFLMVKLGTDEPDAGTRLQDIHAAMAAGKQMMSTMTKAQITAMGLLGMAPSMALPMLGLSNYFNLPFNVTISNVPGPKETMYFNGAKLVGMYPASVPMHGQGLNITAVSYAGQLGIGLTGCRKTVPSLQRLLVHLEDALVELEKVAGV
- a CDS encoding histidine phosphatase family protein, with protein sequence MSVLLLVRHGQASFGAADYDALSDLGHEQARILGAALKARGVRPDRIVRGRMRRHDETAAGILDGLGGGPEPTIDEGWNEFDFLKVLAVHPIAPEPDLDHAGFQRFFEDATGRWISGGYDHEYDESFGQFTGRVDEALDRAAVASGVTVVVTSGGPIGVVASRLTAGDASLWQRFNRVAVNSAVTKVITGRSGATLSTFNEHSHLEHDRALLSYR
- a CDS encoding SDR family NAD(P)-dependent oxidoreductase; translated protein: MSSPVYVVIGAGPGLGLGVSRRFARKGYAPVLIGATAEAMEPLTQTLRDEGFEAYAAGLSLTDADSITATITEIGEARGRIDVLHFNPSAWREKSPLELTPAELLEDVMFGAAALLPALQAARPYMSSGARVLVTGSAAADTPYAGAASLGVQKAAVRNLTTSIDKTLKADGIRAVCVQINGELGKEGPFSPPPIADAMWAAVSRPDADWTAQVAYSPARA